From Sporosarcina sp. 6E9, a single genomic window includes:
- the cyoE gene encoding heme o synthase — translation MDKVEFTTMQNFKTKDLEKENKVSTIILDLISLFKGLVLLTNILPVLTGFCLALYFTNASFGEHWKLFLITIIGSTLVVAGALTLNNWYEVDLDREMARTQKRPTVTGNFSMKTVLLIGIILSVVGLFVLFFTTIETLIYAFLGWITYVVFYTFWSKRKYTLNTAIGSISGAVTPLIGWAAIAPSYHIVPIVLALLLFIWQIPHTFAIGIRRCEEYRAAGVAMLPVVRGFGITKRQIAVYVACLLPLPFLLPALGLTFIIIATVLNIVFLGLSIAGFYIKNDVKWARVIFLYSVNYLTIIFFMMIFIALPVFSR, via the coding sequence ATGGACAAAGTTGAATTCACGACAATGCAAAACTTTAAAACTAAAGATCTAGAGAAAGAAAATAAAGTCTCTACGATTATTCTGGATTTAATCTCTTTGTTTAAAGGTCTTGTATTATTAACGAATATACTTCCTGTATTAACAGGCTTTTGTTTGGCATTGTATTTTACCAATGCATCTTTTGGGGAACACTGGAAGTTGTTTTTAATTACAATCATTGGCAGTACATTAGTAGTTGCTGGTGCGCTGACACTTAATAATTGGTATGAAGTCGATCTTGATCGAGAAATGGCCAGAACTCAAAAGCGGCCGACCGTTACTGGAAACTTTTCTATGAAGACAGTTCTATTAATTGGTATTATATTATCGGTAGTTGGTTTGTTCGTTTTGTTTTTCACAACGATAGAAACGTTAATTTATGCATTTTTAGGCTGGATCACATATGTTGTTTTTTATACTTTTTGGTCGAAGCGTAAATATACACTAAATACAGCAATAGGCAGTATTTCAGGAGCGGTGACGCCATTAATTGGTTGGGCTGCAATTGCACCTAGTTATCATATTGTTCCAATCGTTTTAGCCCTTCTTTTGTTTATTTGGCAGATTCCGCATACATTTGCGATTGGAATTAGAAGATGCGAAGAATATAGGGCTGCAGGTGTTGCGATGTTGCCAGTAGTGCGTGGATTTGGCATTACGAAAAGACAAATCGCAGTTTACGTTGCTTGCTTACTTCCGCTACCTTTCTTATTACCGGCATTAGGACTTACTTTTATTATTATCGCAACGGTTTTGAACATCGTTTTTTTAGGATTAAGCATTGCTGGATTTTATATAAAAAACGATGTGAAATGGGCGCGTGTTATTTTCCTTTACTCCGTAAATTATTTAACAATCATTTTCTTTATGATGATATTTATTGCACTGCCGGTTTTTAGTAGATAG
- a CDS encoding methionine ABC transporter permease: MDKIIEYQAEIWLSIGQTFVMVGISILAAILVGLPLGTYLYLSRQGNLYENKLLFTILDTFVNIVRSFPFLLLVVFLIPFTRFVIGTALGTMAATVPLSIISIAYYARLVEQSLLDVPKGIIEAAISMGASKVQVIFKFLYREARSGLIFGLTTATISFISYSTVMGIVGGGGVGDFAIKYGYQRFETELMTFTIVIMIILVQAIQIIGTKTSKKLDKRS; encoded by the coding sequence ATGGATAAAATCATCGAGTATCAAGCAGAGATTTGGCTATCTATCGGACAAACTTTTGTTATGGTCGGGATTTCGATTCTTGCGGCCATTCTGGTAGGTTTACCTTTAGGTACCTATCTATATTTAAGCAGACAAGGTAATTTGTATGAAAATAAACTATTATTTACCATCTTGGATACGTTCGTAAACATTGTTCGTTCATTTCCATTTCTGCTTCTCGTCGTATTTTTAATTCCGTTCACTCGTTTTGTGATTGGGACGGCATTAGGAACCATGGCGGCTACTGTACCTTTGTCCATCATTTCCATCGCTTACTATGCGCGACTGGTCGAACAATCGTTGTTGGATGTACCGAAAGGGATTATCGAAGCAGCGATTTCTATGGGTGCTTCTAAAGTGCAAGTGATATTTAAATTCCTTTATCGAGAGGCAAGATCTGGTCTCATTTTCGGTTTAACGACAGCAACGATTAGTTTTATTTCCTATTCCACCGTCATGGGAATTGTCGGCGGTGGCGGCGTCGGCGATTTTGCTATCAAATACGGTTATCAACGTTTTGAAACCGAACTCATGACTTTTACCATCGTAATCATGATAATTCTCGTTCAAGCTATTCAAATTATCGGTACTAAAACTTCAAAAAAACTAGATAAAAGATCGTAA
- a CDS encoding methionine ABC transporter ATP-binding protein encodes MIELNNVEKAFGNVKAVLPLSLTIKKGEIHGIVGTSGAGKSTLVRMMNLLERPDNGTVRVGDQLLTSLSDKELRKARQNIGMIFQQFQLVLNRTVAENVEMPLELVGMPKQKRLKRIEECLHFVGILDKKDAYPAQLSGGQKQRVAIARSLANNPDVLLCDEPTSSLDPKTTTEVLQVLRHIKETLGVTIVIVTHEMDVVKSICEHVSIMKDGRIVDSFAIEPQGLHDDEDHYIEDLRRIAVVKP; translated from the coding sequence ATGATTGAACTCAATAATGTTGAGAAAGCTTTTGGAAATGTGAAAGCTGTACTCCCCTTATCCTTAACAATTAAAAAAGGTGAAATTCATGGCATTGTTGGAACGAGCGGTGCCGGAAAATCAACTTTAGTTAGGATGATGAATTTATTGGAAAGACCAGATAATGGAACAGTGCGAGTGGGAGATCAATTACTGACAAGTCTTTCCGACAAAGAGTTAAGAAAAGCTAGGCAAAACATTGGAATGATTTTTCAACAATTTCAATTGGTTCTTAATCGAACTGTCGCTGAAAATGTCGAAATGCCGCTCGAATTGGTGGGAATGCCAAAGCAGAAACGATTAAAACGTATTGAGGAATGTCTTCATTTTGTTGGCATTTTAGACAAGAAAGATGCATATCCAGCCCAACTAAGCGGTGGACAAAAACAACGCGTTGCAATTGCAAGATCGTTAGCCAACAACCCGGACGTTCTATTATGTGATGAACCAACTTCTTCGCTGGATCCCAAAACAACAACCGAAGTCTTGCAAGTTTTACGTCACATTAAAGAAACATTGGGTGTCACAATTGTGATTGTCACACATGAGATGGATGTCGTTAAAAGTATTTGTGAACATGTTTCCATCATGAAAGATGGACGAATTGTTGACAGTTTCGCAATCGAACCACAAGGCCTACATGATGATGAAGATCATTACATAGAAGACTTAAGAAGAATCGCGGTGGTTAAACCTTAA
- a CDS encoding DUF2249 domain-containing protein gives MTNYTSVIKVTEYPPHLKHKTIYETYESLQPSESMLIVNDHDPIPLRFQLESTHEGKFDWEYIERGPTTFQVKITKLK, from the coding sequence ATGACAAACTACACTTCAGTAATAAAGGTGACAGAGTATCCGCCGCATCTAAAACACAAAACAATTTACGAAACATACGAGAGTTTACAACCTTCCGAGTCGATGTTAATCGTCAATGATCATGATCCTATTCCACTGCGTTTCCAATTAGAATCAACACATGAAGGGAAATTCGATTGGGAATATATTGAACGAGGTCCGACCACATTTCAAGTGAAAATTACAAAGCTGAAATAA